One Glycine max cultivar Williams 82 chromosome 8, Glycine_max_v4.0, whole genome shotgun sequence genomic window, ACCTCATTGGTAAGCAATATGTTACTGCCTTTTAATTGTCACTTGTCAGCAAACCCAAAAGTGTTTTTGGATCATTAAAACtcctaatatttcttttttcatttcagGTTTTCACGATACGGTGTAATGGCATGCTTGGAAGGAATGCTGTTGAGGTTCTTCTTTGCTGGGGTTATTTTTTCCCCACCTTGTTTTGTAGACCCCATTTGTAACATGTAGAATTTGGACCTTCGCGTTGAGGATTAATGAAAAATTTGGACCTTCACGTTGAGGATTAATGAAAAATTTGGACCTTCATGTTGAGCATAAATGGGTCTTTTACAGTTGTACTTGTAGAATTACATGCTAAGACTTGAAATCGAGTCCTTGTTTGAGGATAAAGGGGTCTTTTAGAGTTTGTACTTGAAGACTTAATGTAGCTATTTTATCATCTATTTCCATTTCTTTtcacagaaaatgaaaattttcaaggAAGAGAATAGTATAAGAAAGATGTCTCTAGAAAGCAACCGAAGCAAGAGAAAAACTTGAACCTAGGATATTGAATCTTATAACAAAAGCATGCGAACCATTAGTATGCAATATGTTAGTCTTCCAAAATTGAATTTTTCCCATCAAACTGTAGCAACTGCAAAGACTCAGCCATGCCACAGGATAATATTTCCaacattagaaaataaaatgccaacttgttttttaaatttgaaaataagaaaatgaaagctctatgtagaaaatgaaattagacATTTATTTTACACCAAACAGTCCTTTAGATTCATTGTGTGCGCTTAGGTCTTCAATTTTGCATAATAACTTGGTTATTGTTGCCTCCAAACCAGATAATCACaattatgaataataatattttagttagGCAATTATGACAATATAAAATGGCAACATGGTGTATATATCATGTTAGGTTCTGCGTTTGTATGGCAAAAACGTGTGTAAATTGACATAAAAATGAGAAGCTTACAATACAAGCTTTTAGCGTTAAATGAGAAAATGATGTGATTTTGTAAAGAAAGTGATGCAGATTCAAATATGCATCAACTATGGCAGTAGATGCTGTTGAATTTTTCATTCCTTACAAGTTATTACTGTTTTCCAGTGACAGTTTTATCTGACAAATTTTTGTATCTTAAAGTTAAGTTAAATTAATCGGTAGATCTTATCATTGGGAATGTGGATTAATTGGTGTAAAGTTGTtctaactaaattaataataatcttGAGTTTTAGTGAATAATTTTATCACCAATGGTAATCATACTTAACTCAAGCagaattttttgttgtaaaaGATCTTGTGATCTCCATCAAAAAAATCTATAAGTTCTCAATTATTTAGGAGTTTTTAAAAGGTCCTTTGTTATTATGTTCTTCAACTTATAAATCATCTTTAATTGTGTCTCTAGTCACATTTTCAATATGGTTctactaaatatatatattgcctattAACTTGTTGGCATAAAATTGGATCAATCTCTCAATTTTTATGACGGATTGTAATCTTATAAgcagaaaaaaataacatataactATAGAATGCACTAATTAGATTTTTAACATGTTGCGTGATGAATTTGACAACAAAATTTCTAAACCAAGTGTAAACCCATCTATGTTCTTAATTACTATtgttcaattattaatttttcaaaaattacattttcacAAGTATTTATTAGGTAAATTCTCACTCAGCTCAACTTCAAGAAGGATTTACATCAACTTGGACCATCCTTAATTTGCAAAGTTCAACAAAGGGTAAGTCCAACTTTATTCTACTTGGTCAATAATCttgaaatacaattttaaaacataaagaaaaacatattcttccttttatttgctcaaatttttataacttttaatttaaaaaaaaccaatttgTAGATCATCTTTGGAGTAATATCAAGTTAAGAAACTATCCTCTTCAGATTCTACTAACATTGATATTAAGACGAGGATGTCTAAAAATAGGAGATCTTTGCAACAAATAAGGTCAATGAAAGAGGTATCAAATTTACAGGTATTATTTCATGTCTTATACTACATATttacaatatttaattatttttaattcaatggtttattaacatatataaaattattggaAAATGTATTTACAACCTGGACATTAATAGAATTGACAATAAGTATGGTTGGAGTTGTATTGCCTCTGAAACATGCAAAAAGAAACTAATTAAAGATGGGAATCAACACGAGTGCAAAAACATGCAACCAGTCATCCAAGTATCCAACAAATAGGTAGAAAATTTCtcaatattgatttattttcaatagcataattaactaatttctaatattttttttaaaataaattcaggTTCAAGATACAATTCAAAGTTTCTAATGATGAAGGCAAAGCAACATTCACAGTATCGAGATGCTAAAGAAATTCTAAACTCAATGGCTTCGAAACTACTTGATGccgaaaatgaaaataatgctAACATACCACTGATAATACAACCTTTGGAATcactcttttattttcaaaataaagctCACAGATTGCAATCTTAAAAAGGGTTCTCATGCCTACCCCATCCAACACAAGGACTTTAATCCCAAAAGAAATCATTCAAGACCACATAGTTCACAAAGAAACTAAGAGGCAATCatatttaagatttatttatattgtttacttctcttaaaacatataaaaaatttcacccattgattaaaaaattactttaaacaaGGAGTCGATTTAACCTTAACAAATATCATATGATGAagaaacaaacataacaaaaatgaCAAATATACAAGAATCCAATAAGTCAAAAGAAGTAAATTCATTATCAAATGATGATGCATATTCAATCTTGAAGACACCTTTAAGCATGGTCGGTTGGACATTTGGGGGAAGGAAGACCTTGGCCCCTCctgatttttttctaaataaaaaatttaataggttattatttaattactttacaaaagtatgtttttttattcaataaaaaatctaatttgaaatattatttttatctcttaaatttttttaattataaaatcaatagtaatatttttttaaaatattatttcaatgttatattttatcgaattttagttattatataataagtttttatctcctaattttttaaaattataaaatcaatagtaattttatctttttaaagaaattttatataaatattatatttcattaaaattcaattattttataatcaattttttatttgacttggttaatatctaattgttaaactctattttcttatataggaagagtttttgtttttcaaatctcATAAACAAGTGTTGTCATTGAATTTATTATTGGGAAAACTTAAGTCTCATGTCGTCAAGAGATAAGactaagataaaatatataagtgaagGTAACTCTCAATCTATGAGCTAACTTTTGTGATTTAATTAGGCTACAATAGTAATATTTGTAGTCACGTTGTCAATTTGGTCcctgagatttaaaaaatatcaaaatgatcCTCGACTTTACATTCCATTTGCCACGTCAGTCCCTGCCGTTAGTAGTCTCTTAACACAGTTAGTAAATGTGTGATGTGGCATGTTAAGTGCCACCTGGACGCACACGTGAAACTTTCACATTAGTTTCTTCTACTTGCCACGTAAGGAGGGACTAAATTGACATTAAAGAGACTAAAATGACATAATTTAGGTGATCATCTTTTTTCCCAAAATGCTAAAACCCTAACGGCTACTTTAACATTCACGCTTTCATTCCATTTTTCCTCCTACTCATACTCTCATCTAATTCTTATTCTTCTCCTATCATCTTTCTCCATCTTTGTAGttcttcttatattattttgtggTCTACCATGTCTGCTAATTCAAGCACAAGGAGGAATGTCACGTCAAACCGTCTTTGCTATTGTGGTAGAAGAGCTACCATTCAAACAACAAGGACGACAAGAAATAATGGGAGACTGTTTTATGCTTGTCCATTACCACAAGTAAGTAATGTTAATGGTGTTTTTTGTATTCTAATTTTTGTGCAAGATTGAACATGAATATTTTGTGTTGTGCAACAAGATGCAGATTGATGTAATTTCTTTTCGTGGGTTGATGAAGACATTGATGTTGGTGCAACTGCAATAGGTAGAATAGAACCAATACCAGACTTTGGTCTAAGGTTGAGACGGGAGATTCTGCAAAGAGAAGTTAGGGATCAATTTGAGAGGGAATTCATCACGTTTTCAATTAGATAGAAAACTATTAGGGATCAATTTGATACCATATACAAAAATTGACTCTTCATTTTCcaatataacatttaaaattatgtcataTTAATCCCTATGATGTGGCATTGCTTATTTCCCAATTACGCTTGCCACGTGTGCATCCACGAGACACTTAACGTGCCAAATCACACATTTACTAACGATGTTAGGAGACTATTAACGGTAGGGACTAGCATGACAAACAGAATGTAAAATCAAGgatcattttgatattttttaaatctcaagGACCAAATTGAAAGCGCCTCCAAAAATGAGGGACTAATTTGGTACTTTActcttatttaatgttttagtgACATGACTACACTTGGTAATAAGatgaatgataattttttatttactatttattgttatacattaaaaaaattgttaaaaaattaatataaatccaattattgattatttttgtgacatataagaaaaacattctatattttgataaattattaacttaatttaatgtattgaaacatccaattataaatattttatataaaattgatagataaaattatttagatgaaccttccttttattttagtctGAGTCCATCCCTGTGTTTAAGTAGAAAAACATCTATACAAACTATTGACAACTCCTCACAAATCTTGATTCAAAGTTTAAAGAAGAACAcccccaaagaaaaaaaagtcaacAAGTCGGtagcaaacaaaaaaatatattgtaaagttgaaaataaagtaaatcaACACCGATTTActattttcctttcatttgaATAATAAACTATCATACACGGGCGCGGTTTCAAGTTTGAAATGTTTCCCATGAAAATAtatcagaaaataaataatattatgcatttaaattatacaaattgtataattttccattattttctttatctctaTTTTCAGCaaaattaactattaatatactggaaaataaatatataaaccgCGCAACGCGCGGGTCATCTAGTTTGATTAATTCTTGGTTGATTCTATTGGGCTATTGATAATGGTTGAATTTCTTTGgattaaatgaatttattttaaattatatttataataataaactagTACATGATCTTTTAGAAAGGAAATTGATTATTTCTCAAATATTTTGTTCATGGGTTGGTCTACAAaaagttttaaacaaaatgcagaaaaagaaagataattatttaaatccTTTACTTAATGTCTTACTTTAAGAGTTTCCTTGTGTATACGGAATACTAGATTGTCTTATTTCATTTGTGTAATCACATTTTGATTACATTGCACTTTTTGCTCTTAAAATCTGATGACAGAAAATGAGCCAaatctttttttacttattaaaatcaacattttttaaCCTTCTTTTTACAGACTTAGCAATGTTCATTGATGAAAACTAGTAGGTTCATCCCTTTTTAATAGCAACATCATATAATATAACTTTTGTGGTTCTTTGGTTTGATTAATATGGTTGATGATTTTATTGGGTGTTTCTAATGGTTGAAaggatttattttagtttatatttattgttataataGTATATAGTATACTAGTACATGATCTTCCATAAAGGAAATTGATTCTTTCTCGAGTATTTTATTCTTGGGTtggtcttaattttttttaaacaaaatgcaGAGAAAAAATTGTAGTTATTTGAGTTCTTGATTAATAGTAATGCCGTGTGAACTGCAATTTACTTTGTAAATATGAAATGCCTGAATTGTGATTGTTTTGTGTTATCGTGTTTTATGTGTAGTCCCATTTCGATGGCATTGCACATGTTAAAATCGAAGAAAGGctactttattttctttatacaaCGAGCTTTCCTCATAGACATCCAATAACAGAAAAATGAACCAAATTCATTTTTTCTGTACTAAAATGgaaatttttttaacctttttttttgccACATCTTATTTGAAAAACTCTCAGGACTAGCAATTTCACCTTGTGCATTAAGGACCCATGTGGTGACTGTGGAGCCGAAGCACATGGAACCTTATTTACAaaagtttgaaaatgatttgataatATTCTTGATCCATAtaatttttctgaaaatttggTTTTTGATCAAGTACAGTGGCATTATGTATTCCATAGATTGACTAGGTAGTGATTGgagcattataatttataaacaaaGAGCAGATTTGttaattgaattttatgattttttcattatttttaatatacattTGTATCATGATTACATATCTAAATATTACAGCTACTTTAAGTTAGGTAAAGTCATGAACACAAATCTTCAGTATTTCTGCAAAATAGAAAGAGATATCACTATCTCCATTGACAGTTTGGCACTTTATGTAATCTGTCTGTgcttttttgtattaattattatgattacTATGGTTACAAGATGGCTTCATATCTTCCACACTGTTACTGGCATTTGATAAGATTATGAACTCAAATTTTCACTGTCactgcaaagaaaaaaaagatgatcCCCATCTCTAATGACACTAATATCATCTATCTCCGCATTCTCTGTACTAATTACTTTTGTTGGCTTGGTGTCTCCAAACTTTTCTCCTGCAATATCACAAGTTGAAAGTCAGAATGAGAAAATAAGAGTGCATACTGTTCTTAAACAATGGTATTTGACACTGAAAAATACACACTTATCCTTGTCTATGCAGTTAACTAAAATTGCAACATCCTAATTTTTTCCCTCATTTTTAGGTAGTTAAAATCAATGCTTACCCGCAGTATGGAGCAACTCTTCTATTGAATCAGGTAGGATTATCAACTTCCCATGCTGTTCCTGTGAGGTTGTTCTTTCCTTGCTTAGAAAGTGGATGATAACTCTCTTTTTGAAGTATCTTTCTGTTTCTCTCTCATTTCTATGGTTAGAGGTACTTGAATAAGAGTTTGTGTATACTTTTCCTAAAGGGTAGTTGATAGGGATTTCTGGCTCCAAAAATTCTATAATATGTTCATCTAATGTTTTCCTATTTTCATAGTTCATTGCAAGGTCAGAAATGCTCTTGTTTTGTTGCTGGTCTACAAGAGGCTTCTGTTTCCATCTTATAGGGCTTTGGTTCTTTTCATTTGCTTCCATGTCAGGATGATCATTGTGCACAGTATCATGAGGATCTCTTTTGCCATCCTCAGGAATCAAGTTATGCAATCTGGCTTCCCCATGTGAGTTATTTGTAGATGCATCAGAAAATCTTCCTCCAGTGTTGTCCCAATCATGCATTTGGTAATGAGGCATTCCAGGGTCCCTAGGTGGATATTCAAAATCCAATCCTTCATGCCTCTTTATGCTCTGCCAACATGAATAACCAAATTGTTAAAATCATAATAGTATTTGGATTTAATTGGAATACACTGATagggtaaatattttttatacagttATCCAATCATAGACTACTGCATGGTTGAAAATTATTGACTTTTGTAATGATTTCCTTACAAGTAAAATTCTTTACACAAAtagtatatcaaaattaaacaactagtatTTTGTGAGTGGTTATGTGATTGATGAAAATGAAGTTGTCTAACTCTAATATGCTTTTTACCATGAagatatttttcattataatttgTGCTGCTTCTGGATATGCATGTAAGGAATTCATTAAGGAAGTTCTGCTGAGTCTTAAAATTTGAGAAAGCTCAGTGGTCCGAACAGTGAAGGGCTGTGGTCTACAATACAACACTCCAATCTCCCCAATTGTGTCTCCTGCAATAGCCTTCTTCAGAACCTGAATTGTCAATAACAGACTAGGAAGTTAGGTTCTGTTGTTTCATTGTgtactataaaaatataaagaaaaaaaaatgtaatgcttGAATGTTACTTGTGACATACTTACTTGATCATGGCCATTGACATAGCGAATGAGATCCTGCCACAATTAAATCATTGCAAAGCAAAAAATTTCAATCAGGGAGCATTCTTTGAGATTCATTCAAGGTTACTTGATTACTCATGCTTTAGCTTACTCACCACTGCCCCTGAAACCAGCATGTAAAGGTCTGTGGGAGACTCATTTTGTAGTATAACATCTTCCTTGGGTGGGAAATACTCAGCTTCCATCTCAGTAACCTATTGGCACAAAGTTACTTgcattagtttaattttatttaagcaCTTATTTAATTAGAAGTTATCATACTAGGCATTATTCATAAACTTGACACCGAATCTTCTTACAATAagttacaaacaacaacaaaactttATCCCACTTGGTGATGTCAGTTATATGGATCACACGACATCATTTGGCATGATTCTGTAATGAATAATCTatgaataagttaattttttttacactgacATTTAATTATGGATTGTCATAAAATCAAAGAtggttgacttttataataattattttaaaagttatatttgagTTCTAATTAGTTGATGGTATAGATTTAcaatgtatcaaaattaaactttgaagttataagtttttcttataaatcttataaaaaaaataaagtcaaaagagataaaaaaaaatgtcaaactaTTATTATGAGCTCAAATAAGGGATGGCATTTGAAGTATTATTACCAGTTGGAAAAGAAAGTCATGAGAGACTCCTTGGAAGAGGTAGACCTTCTGCACAACTGGGAAAAATAGATGGTATGCAATGCTTGCACGAATTGCCTTTGGCATGCCATTTAGTGTTTCTTGCTGCTTCAGTCCCTCTGTCTTGAATTTCAAACACAAGTGTGACAACATTTGATCCTGTATGTGATGAGGCAGATGATTTCTTGATGCAAATTCTGAAGCTGCTCTTACTGTGTCTCTCTGTGCCACCAAAAGCATGATTCTCTTTATTAGAGGGAAGAAAtacatatttctaatttttttttctttttcaaaagacTATTAAAATTCATCTCTAACAATTTCATGCTCCaacacaatttttattatttgttaaaatttattaaaacttataaaataatatgaactatgctttttatttaataaatctcatattatatgtataaaaagtagaatttaattagaatctaCTTATATtgtaaagagtttttatacttttataaaaaatatagtatttaatttttatgcatgtTAATACAAGTATACTTTTTAATCAATTAGCAATTATGATGGATATGAATTCAAAAGTAATTATTAcgaaaattaagaatttattaTTAGATGTTAGTAGTATACAAATCATttataaatgtatttaaattaaatcctaaaaaataacctttagtattttttttcttgttatccaagaataaaataatttcccaAACCCTTTATACCTtttagttatattatttatataataatgttttacagtatatttttgttgtatttacTACACTATCTATTTTATCAGacatttctatctttttttttgttttttattatctcttttttatattttataaaagaaatataattataatttctctaaatttttaacaaaaaattgtaaAGGCAAAGGAGATATGTGTAGGGGCCCTCactgaaatattttttctacttttatatttataagctTTACCACCTTTgcctaatttttgtttaaagaaGTTTGCACAACTACGCgacaaaataaatgtattttttttttctctcacatgATTTTCACATGCATCTTAGAAATACTGCTGGGCTAATTTCGGCCAAGCATCTAATTGCATGGTTTTAATGATAAGGTACCTTTTGAGGGATATTAGAGCCACAAGATACTTGAGAAATTTAATAtagtttttgaattattttattaaatgaaataagataatataaatagatttttaataaatttcaggattttatattataaaaatcatattttaatttttgagttAGAAAGTATTCTAAATATAAGAACGATAAATAAagaatttcaataaaatataataaattatgatctTATACGTTTAAAATTACactaaacatttaaaatttgatacaaattaataaataaacttcattattaaataaacttttaaacaCGAAACTAACATGTGTTGACATGCACTCATAATATAGGAGATAAACGTGGAAATAATagcctttttttctttaaaaagcaGAAATTGATTTTACATCCACATGCAAAAACAACGAGAAAATAATCATAAGCCTTGTGAAAAGATTATTGAATTTATCTTTCAATAATTCTTTGAgtacatatttaaatattttctataattatatttttcaaatttgttgtatatttttcgtatttatttttaacttttctcTCACTACTCCAAAGTTTTTGGTAGGCCAATAAACATTGAAGCACGAGGAAGATTACGCGTGGTTTTTTTTATGCTAAAAGTGCATATTAATAACGAGTACTCGTGTTGGACGCTGATTAaggaatatttattaattattcaaaaacatatattaaataattttattccttTCGTTATCTTCAActgcattttattattatttctttaaacgGTATTCGAAGGCACTTGTTAAgatttttccaaaattaaaatgtcAGAATCAAAACTTTTCAACTTTTGTTAAGATCCTAGTTAAGTGTATGAAGATTGAGACTTGGGGATTTATTCTAATTCAtgctcttaaaattaaaatgatagttAAGTACCACTGTTAATGCCGATCGAGACTCGGGATTTATTCTAAAGCTTCAGAAATCTAAAGTTTGCTTCTAAGTGGCAATAAAAGTTTAAAcaattcttttaattcttacaaTATACTAATGTTCTTATAATATAgggttgtttttattttagtttttaaaattttattttggtttctatataatcttttttatttcattttagttcTTAATATTATAGTTTCAgcctttaaaaaattgtaactttttttacatgtctttatcatattaaaagagattaatttaattatgttatttatgaaAAACTAGACTTAGTTTTTACAAAAACGATTTTCTTACACCCAACAATCGATCTATTAGGCAATTactgagaaaaaataatataagttgaTAGGTGAATGATATGATatggtatgaaaaaaaaaaaagataaacgaTGAGTATTAATTAggtatttgaaataaaaaataaagcatgtaaaaaccattgttataatttttttaatctttgttaTCCACACAATTATTTAACAAGGaaaagaatcaaaatgaaacaatttttttatagaggtaaaaaataatgttttcttaaaagaataaagcgaaaacaattttattataggaactaaatttatttaagctgatcaaaataaataaattaattaagtagTAAAAGAAGCACAAGTTTGAGAGCACATACAAAATTTCTGGTGCGGCTAGTCCAGTGGACCACCAGGTTTGTCATGTTTCCAATGATGTATGAGGTTAATCCCAAGTTGAACAACATGTAGAATATGTCAAACAGCATCTCTCTTGTGTTTTCAGCATGCAAGTCCCCATAGCCAGTGGTGGTAAGTGTGACAATGGACCAATACATGGCAGTGACATATCTGTCCCAAAGActcatttctttgaaatttgGGTACACAGAACCAATCCATGTTGATTTTGCATCAGGGTACCTATCTGCAATCAGATAGTTGAAGCATCCAGCACAGTGCACAGCAAACAAAGTTACCTGAAATTTTATGACTAATTGGTTAAAATGATCTATAAAgacaaaatttagataattttttttcatccgtAGAATCGAAAACAGTACCAAAAGGTTTATAACACTCGTACATCCAGCTCAACTAATTGAACTAGAcctctttaataaaatttagataaagtTGGTTAAGTACTTTTGGTGTTATTCTCCAATTAGAGTTAGAGTTTCATCTTATTAGT contains:
- the LOC100800340 gene encoding potassium channel KAT1, producing the protein MSFSHSQNFFKRFCVDEFQMGSLPYSSFLSNDLLPSLGARINQETRLRRYIISPFNPRYRAWEMILIVLVVYSAWICPFEFAFLPYKQDTLFIIDNIVNAFFAIDIMLTFFVAYLDNHSYLLVDDPKKIAIRYISTWFIFDVCSTAPFQSISLLFTNHRSEIGFKVLNMLRLWRLRRVSSLFARLEKDIRFNYFWTRCSKLIAVTLFAVHCAGCFNYLIADRYPDAKSTWIGSVYPNFKEMSLWDRYVTAMYWSIVTLTTTGYGDLHAENTREMLFDIFYMLFNLGLTSYIIGNMTNLVVHWTSRTRNFRDTVRAASEFASRNHLPHHIQDQMLSHLCLKFKTEGLKQQETLNGMPKAIRASIAYHLFFPVVQKVYLFQGVSHDFLFQLVTEMEAEYFPPKEDVILQNESPTDLYMLVSGAVDLIRYVNGHDQVLKKAIAGDTIGEIGVLYCRPQPFTVRTTELSQILRLSRTSLMNSLHAYPEAAQIIMKNIFMSIKRHEGLDFEYPPRDPGMPHYQMHDWDNTGGRFSDASTNNSHGEARLHNLIPEDGKRDPHDTVHNDHPDMEANEKNQSPIRWKQKPLVDQQQNKSISDLAMNYENRKTLDEHIIEFLEPEIPINYPLGKVYTNSYSSTSNHRNERETERYFKKRVIIHFLSKERTTSQEQHGKLIILPDSIEELLHTAGEKFGDTKPTKVISTENAEIDDISVIRDGDHLFFLCSDSENLSS